The nucleotide sequence gtttttggaacgatccggggggaaggagaaaggcagcctgcctccctcccttcgagcctaagaagttaaccaatttgagggattgctgccacagaactggttacaaagtaattaaaatcgatacatgagactggcaaacttttttcttgggaagctaactagcggaaaatatctccattcaaagttgcggtgtttgcgctccagcttaggaaaatggcgacgaacaaagagacaggagaagaaatatgatacccacttcctcctcctctgccagtatgttgggtttcgtccttgaactggtattgaactctggactaacagatgaacaaaggctcactgccttgaatgtggaattactttgtagaaaagtcaaagtcttgtgtgggggtctgaaatggaaccaactgcccacagaggaggcctataaaacttttgacactttggaagaaaacctcgtcaaagagctgagagggtggatggaaagatggaaagaaatgagtgagctacttcggagaagaaattcgcttgctgggggtggcagccccaaggcgatgtcaagatttgttatatccagtccccgaggtgtgagctcgggggccagggacagagaattaaggtatttacaagaagaaaaggaatgctacaaagaaccggagaagctgagagaggaggagttggatacctcggagctcgtggcaaggagagctttggactgtgcctggatcggtggacgtttggagagggaagctgcatggaagttcagtgctgatgccatcaggagaagaagaatggacagagggggtgtggggtgaagtattaagcaaaatctaaagcaatctgttatggtattttgaaatcggagggtgaacactgtcaacaatagtttgttttattatttgtttgaacatgaaaagagatatttcaagtttttatgttattagcagcagttcaaaggacagaagagatagatttgatgaggatgatctgtgaggatttatgaggatgtagtataaataaagtcaatttaagtggtttaagtttatagattaagacgattaagattaagatgaagattaagatgaatgtcttactttatatatataattaagtttaatttttttaaatgaagaggttaaaaagtagattatggatataaactcgaaggtgaaaaggcaggggaagtcaactgtcaagattggaaaaagaaatttttttttttgagatgtctaattaagaaggaaaatcatggcaatttttgtactagatgtgtaattgtatttgttttgtatgtgtataaatgtaggtgtggttaaggttgtatgttgttataagtaaaaatgtcaataaattcttataaaaaaaaaaaaaaaagaacatggctatcatatcaccccttaaccttctcttctccaggttaaacatacccagctccctaagccgttcctcataaggcatcgtttccaggcctttgaccattttggttgccttcctccggacacgttccagcttgtcagtatccttcttgatatatatatatatatagatatagatatatatatatatatatacacacacacacacacacacacatatatatatatatatatatatatatatatatatatatatatatatatatatataaaccctcCCCTTCGAGCTGAAGATTTCCAGGGTGGTAGACAATGTTTCATCAAATAGTAGTACAGTTTGTTCTAATACAAGACAGTAGTTGCCATAAAATTTTAAAACCAGCAGGCATTGTCACATTGTTAAAACAATAAGTAACAAATCATGATAAGGAAGAGCAAAACAACCAATTGTTCAATCTGCCCTTTCCTGAAAGctgtttatgggggggggggtttccagctgtatctccagtggcagggagttccatatcCAGGGCGCCATGGCAAAGAAGGCCCTGCCTTGGGCTGTCATAGAGTGAAATGCACCTGTTGATGGAACACTTTTCCGGCTGATCTTAAGACATAGTTCAGCCAGTGGGGAGAGAGGTACTTCTTCAAACACTTGGCtgctggctccccccacccccaccccggtcttCTCATAATTCTCTTGAATAAAGGGCTTGAGTTGTTGGGAAAATATGATAGGGAAACGTTTGGAAAGTTTCCATACAAAGGGAAGGAATTTTGCACGGACCAAGAGGGAGCAATTGTTGGAGTGGCAGCCATTTTAAGGATCTTGGGAAAGTTGAGAGGGAGTAAAGATGTGGTCAGCAAAGGTTTTGGAGACCCAAACTGGGTGTGGAGAACGTAGCTGTGGAAAACATTTTTAGGAAGAAGCTTCAATGGAATCATCTTgggctgtttttctttccttgtgTCCAGCTTCAGGCCAGACCCCCAGCTCAGTGCAACAGGCCTCCCGAGCAGAGAAGGCAACACCACCTGCAAGTTCTGGACCTCACAGCCGTGCCTCTGAGGAGACGACAGCAGGCACCAAATCtaaagggaagaaggggaaaggaacTCTTCCTGGTCAGGCAGTCAACTGTGGCTTAGTAGCAAATGCATAAGCCCCAAGTCGGGGCAGAAGAGTCAAATGTGGTTAATACGATTATTGGCTGTGGAGAAAGGACCCTGGATTGTTTGGAAACTAAAACCTAACTGGCTAACCCGTGGGACTTGAATGGCTCAGGTGATTTGAGTTCAGTGATAACAGACCTCTTCTGCTAGCTTTGAGGCACCAGTAAGAGAGTGGCCGCAGCCCATAGCGGCCTAGTGAATACCACGGCCGGCATTTCTTTTCTCCCGCCATCTCCATAGTTTGAGGTTCGTTTTCCACCTGGAGGGGTGTCTGCACTTAGGAGCTGTTGGAGACCAGGAGATTTTGGCGAACTCCTTCCCATTGGAACTTGAGGTGAAGCGATGATGGGGAAATAGCTTCCTATCCGATCTCATGTACAACGCTCTATGTAAAAACTTGgaaataaaattttgtttcaacaggGCCATTCTTGTGTTGTGTTCTGAGTCATGCAGAGTGATACAGCGGCTTCACCCTCAAAGACCTAGTGATGCAGGATGGCCACTATGACCAGCAGTATGCCCAGTGCAATGGGTTTCACTCTCTCGAACCCAAGAGAGGGACTTCTAGCTTCTAAAACTGCTTTGAAGCAGCCCATAAAttataccatcaaccatggtatccttctgggtggcactgctttgtggtggttccagtcctatttGGATGGTTGTccccagagggtgttgcttggggaatgcttttcagacCCATGGGACCTTCAATTTGGGGTTCTGCAGGGCTCAGTCCTATCCCCCATGTTGCTTAACATCTACATGACACGACTGGGTGGGGTTGTCCAGAGGTtcggagtacgttgtcagcagcATGCtggtgacactcagctctatttctcctttacatctgcaggtgaggcagtggaagtactggaccagtgtcttgccttggtaatggactggatgagcgccaacaaactgaagctcaatccagataagactgaggcactcttagtgggtggttccctagacctgatgggtgggagatcgcctgctcttgatggggttacacttacTCTGAAGGAACAGTGCTCGTAGCCTGGGAGTCCTCCTGGATTCTTTGCTGTCGCCCGAGGTTCATGTGGCCTCAGTATCCCAGAGTGCCTTCCTTCAGCTTCGGATgatggcccagctatgcccctatctggacagggatagcctaaccactgttgtctatgctctggtaacctcaaggttcgAATACTACAATGTGTTATGcctagggctgcctctgaagacggttcggaaactttaGCTAGTGTCTGCActagtggccaggttgctcaccggagcagaACAGTTTGAGCACcgattacaccgatcctggtatGACTGCAcaggctaccaattagtttccggccccaattcaaagtgctgggtttgaactataaagccttaaatggctcaggaccgcagtacctcaaggatgaccttttcccatatgaacctacccagaccctgagatcagcttctgaggcccttctctgtgtgcctcctcaagaggtccggagggtggcaacacgagaacagggccttctctgcagtggctccccatatgtggaatcctctccccagtGAAGTTaacctggtaccttcattatatacctttaggtgccaggcagaaactttcctttttaaccacACTTtcggttgatttgattgacatcctatgccctttggAAATgtggtgtgtgggtttttttgttttttgttttgttttgagggggggttgagtggtttttattttgattatgtattttgtggttttatattttcattttatttggtgAACTGCGCTGAGACCTCCTCCGGGTataaagggcggtatataaatttaataaataaataaactagttTCCGCCTCTCTGCTATCTGCTCTACTGGTCCCAATTATGGGGGCTTCTGTTGACATTGCTAACTGTCCTCAACAGTTTTCTTTGCATTTGAGTTTGGagattttaatttaaatttgGAGTCTTCAAGCTGGCGTTCAACTTAACTGCTTTGCGGAATCATTGAACCCGAGTTGattaggtctattaatttaaataggtttactcagagtagaattGGCATTGAATACTGCCCCCACGTATGCCAGATAATTTGTTTGTTGATAATTGGTGGGGAAGGAGAAATAATTCTGGAGAAATggtagggtgtgggtgtgttgctTAATGTTTCTGCTGTTCTCTCCCTTTGCACAATCTCCCTTTCCTTGGAAAGAGATGTTTTTaccaaaatcatcatcatcattgtggtCATCTTTGTAGTAGCgaggattaggattgcagcctgtgtgtgtgtgttgtgtgtgtgtgtgtgtgtgttgctcagtTCCCCATTTACCATATTTCTCTGTGTActagacgcccccatgtataagatgaacccctattttggggggactaaaaattaagaaaaggggtggggagattgccaagagtttttgagctttttgcgggggggggggtttgcaaacATTTCTATAGCTTCTTTGGGATGCAGTTAGCAAAAAAACCACTCACCCTACAGAGCGCCACTttcaattgagagccagtgtggtgtagtggttaagagtggtagactcgtaatctggtgaaccgggttcgcgtctccgctcctccacatgcagctgttgggtgaccttgggctagtcacacttctctgaagtctctcagccccactcacctcacagagtgtttgttgtgggggaggaagggaaaggagaatgttaaccgcttggagactccttcgggtagtgataatgcgggatatcaaatccaaactcttcttcttcttcttcaattgcgTGTGTTGCTAAAGCAGCCTATCATCTGCCCGATCAGCGAAAGCAGACACAAGGCACTCCCGATTGACGCAGCGCCAGCCAATACACAGTCGACGTTGCCACACTCACCAGTCACCCACCCAATCACCACTGACACACTCCTGCTCGTTGCAACAACCAATCGCATGTCCAAAAAAATACTacctacccatgtataagacaccccccccattttatacttttaaaaggtggtcttatacacagaaaagtacagtaattcGGAGCAGGTGTTGTTAGCAACAACATCACCATCATCGTGGTAGAAGCAGTGGGATTAAGATTGCAACATGTGGGAAtctcttgcagatgaccgcagtgcttGGAGGCAGACAGGCAGGTCGTGTATTCATAGCAAtggccagaggagaaatgacctctgggaggagagcagagagaagaaaggccatggtgcatctgcaggaGCATAACTGGACGCCTTCGTcttctccagctgcaacaaacgtgtatctcctgtattggtctctacagccacagtaggTGCTGCAGCCTtcaaacagtttgacttcacccaagAGGCTCACTCCTCCGTCATCTACTGAGACTGACAGATGCCAGTTTAGTGCATCATGGATCCTACCCATCTGGATACGCAGGAGTAAGTGGGTACGTACCGGCAGCAACTACCAGAGAGTAAGACACAGTGGCAGCCTTGCAGGGCTCTTGTATTGCAGTTGGGCAACAAAGGGGGTATAAGAGCCTCTCTTGGGCTTCTCCCCATCCTTTGTTGCAGGGTGGACCTAACAATGGCAGCAGTTCAAATTTTGTGAAAGAGGCAGTTCTTAACTGAGAACAGTATGGAATAAAAGCAGCTTACGAACCCCCGTCAAATCTGGCATGGTGCTCAGCAATCGTCATCGTCACCCCTCTAGCAGGGTTCCCTCTGCCACTCTGGTCagttccaacacatataaaaacataataaaacaccagagGAATGTCTTTGTGAAACCGATGGACTATgttgaaatggctaaattaattGCCAAACTAAGAAGACATAATGGCAAAGTGTTTAAGGAAGATTGGAAACCATTGATGGATTATCTGTCGAAGCTATCACCCAAACATGTAGCTGcgggcaggatttgaaatataagCAGTTACTGGAAGGTTTAATGATAGTGAAGTTTAGATAATAAATACATAGGAATTGTAAAACAGCTAATAAAAAGAAGTAAAGTACAAAGTTCAGGAAAGGAGGGGTGAATATCGCCAGACAGGAATATTGACAGACAggacacacggacacacacacaaacaaacatcaagcattaaaaacttcccaatactcTTGCATCTTTGCACTTGTGTACAAAAGGAtctcaagggacgcgggtggcacttgtggtctaaaccacagagcctaaggcttgccgatcagaaggttggcggttcaaatccccacgacggggtgagctcccattgctcggtcccagctcctgcccacctagcagttcgaaagcacgtcaaagtgcaagtagataaataggtaccaatccgGCAGGattcgacagaagcggcttagtctgctggccacgtgacccagaagctgtctgcggacaaacgctggctccctcagcctatagagcgagatgagcgccgcaaccccagagttgtccacgactggacctaatggttaggggtacctttacctttacctttacaaaaggGTCTCATGCCTTGTGGCAGAGAACTCTTGCACACAAATGAGAAATCTTTCTCAACCGCCCCATTTCACCCGGAACAACCTCTTTCCAAGGTTTTGTTTGTTATGTAATCTCCTCCCACTCTGTATATATAACTCGCTGAATCACTGTTCTTGAAATCATTGCCACCAGTCTCTCGAATCCAAGGGAGCAAGGGAGACAACGAACACGCTGATTAAAAacgctcattaaaaaaaaagaccaccagggggaaaagagagaggtgaGTCTGTGCTGTCTTGGGAGATGCACACATGCGTCAGGTGATGGGAGAAATCTCAACAAGAGGATGTGGCACGGTCGGTCCATCTAGCTTTGTCTTGCCTAAGCTACATTGCACTAAGCTACATTGACAGGCAACAGCTGCCCAGGGTCTCTAACAGGAGTCCTTCCCAggtctacctgaagatgctggggattggaccttGGACCTCCtggaggcaaagcagatgctcttgtcattgagctacagcccttcccttagTGTAGGTGGCAAGGAGAGGAAGCAAGGTTGGGGAGAAATCAAAGGGGATTGCAGAAAGGGAGACTGAGAGACACCCTGCTTGCTTTTGGCTCCAGCCCTGATCGCTGCTGGTGGCCCCTGGAAGATTACCActgagggaatgcggccctcaagtGGAAGAATAGGTTCCAACTCCCCTGCTCTTAACTTTCGAGCTAGCTGTCCTTCAAAACCAAAGCTAGGCTTCAAAATAAGGAATTCTACCTCTGCTATTCAGAGGTgttatgcctctgaaaaccagttgctgggaaccacgagtaggaagagtgctgttgtgctcaggtcctgtttttgagcttcccatgggcatcctGAACTAGATGGGACAACCAactgatccaacaggactctccTTCTGAAATACCGTGTTCTGTGTATTCTGCAATTCACGGGACGTTTCCCTTTCAGCTGCTGCAATGGCCCCCCATCTCCTTCCTTGGCTCTTGTGCCTCATCCTTTCGCTGGTGGGATCCAGCTCTGCCGCTGAAGATGACTTAGTGGTGGTAACCAGCAGTGGCTCAGTCCGGGGAAAGCGTCTCCCGGCTGGCTCTGGCAACGTCACAGCCTTTTTAGGCATCCCCTATGCTGAGCCCCCTGTAGGCAAGCTGCGCTTCCAGAAGCCCGTTCCCCGTCAGCCATGGAGCCAGGTCTTGGAGGCCACCAACTTCAGCAATTCCTGCCCCCAGATAGTTATTTCCGGCACTCCAGATGCCGAAACATGGACTGCCAACACGCCCCTCTCAGAGGACTGCCTCTACCTCAACGTCTGGGTGCCCCATCCTCGGCCCTCCAAGCCAGCTGCTGTCCTTGTCTGGATCTATGGCGGGGCCTATTTTGCTGGCACAAGCTCCCTGGTGGTGTACAACGCGGCATTCCTAGCTGCTGCCGAGAATGTCATTGTGGTCTCCATGAATTACCGCCTGGGGCCTCTAGGCTTCCTTTCGTTGCCACCAGCTGTCCCAGGGAACATGGGCCTGATGGACCAGCAGCTAGCCATGTCTTGGGTGAAGCATAATGCAGCTGCCTTCGGTGGAGACCCTACTCAGATAACCATTTTTGGCGTGAGTGCTGGAGGAGCCTCTGTTGCATTTCACCTCCTCTCGCCTGGGAGCCAGCCTCTTTTCCATCGTGCTGTGCTAGAGAGTGGAGCTTCCGTCACGGTCTGGGCTTGGCTGAATCCTGAGGAGGCCAGGAGAAGAAGTCAGAAGCTGGCCAAGAAGATGGGCTGTACTCAAGAAGAGGTCCCTGCTTTGGTGAGTTGCTTGCAGGGGAAGAACGCATCAGAGTTCCAGACTGCCCAGTTCCTTGTTGTGGACCCCACAGTGGTTCCGAATCTACCCTTTGCACCGACGACGGATGGGGAGTTCCTCACCGATGAGCCACGGAAGCTTCTAGAATCCAAGAACTTCACGGCTAAGCCTATCATGATTGGTACCACCTCCGATGAAGGGTCTGCCTTCGTCGAATATGCAAGCCCTTTTTTGAACACAACCAAAGACTGCCTTTTGACCCGGGAGCAACTGTTGAAGGGGCTGCGGATGACCGTCCGCGACGCGACCAGCGACTTCATCAAAGCTGCAGCTGAGAGGTACAGTCAGGCAGAACCTGAAGGCCCAGCAAGGTACCGCTCGGCCATGGCAAAAGCCTGTGGCGATTACCTTTTCGTGTGCCCAGCCGCAGATGTCGCCAAAGCAGTGACAGAGGCCGGAAGCCCCGTGTATGTCTATACTTTCCGCCACCGCAGCGTTGGCTCCGTTTTGCCTGAATGGCTGGGGGCCAACCACGGAGCTGAGGTCCCATATGTTTTCGGAACTTTGACGCTGTTGAAAGGAACCAAGGAAAACCACACAAAAGCAGAGTTGGAGCTCATTCCCCGTGTCATGCGGTACTGGGCGGAGTTTGCCCGAAGAGGGTAAGAGAACTTTTTGGTTTCTCCTTTCAGTCACCCTTGCCTCAACAGCACAAACACAGTCGCTTCTCTATGAGTACGGTGACTTAGCCAAAAGACTTGTTTATTGCTTTGCGATTGAAAACATGAAACTTACAGGTAAACCCACAACTTACACGCgtttaacttgtgcgcattccataccctccaacgtttctctgatgaaaataggggcttcctattccataataataataattttattatttagatctcgcccatctgactgggttgccccagacactctggcgggcttccaacatatataaaaaaggcagtaaaacattaagcatttaaaatgtcttctaaaggttgtatagttcagcggtcagcaacctttttcagccatgggctggtccatcatccagactattttgggggggcggggggagaggatgaatgaattcctatgccccacaaataaaagcacacattctacttatgtaaaaacaccaggcaagccccgcaaataacccagagatgcatttttaatgtatcctaacatctgttggaagccacccagctagatgggtggggtacaaatatattttatttatttatttatttatttatttatttatttatttatttatttatttattttaaataaaaggacacattctactcatgtaaaaacatgctgattcgcagactgtctgcgggccagattgagaaggcgatttggccgcatccggccccctggccttaggttgcctacccctggtacagttacttatctccttggctcgaggggtcacataactccacaccctccaaaatttctcccatgaaaatagggacgtcgtaaggaaaagcaggacattccaggatcatatcggaaaatagggacactaatGCCAGAGAGTCtcgcattcagctttacatatTTGGCAACACTGATTGCAAGAAGGATTTTTTGTGCAAGGGCAGAGTTGCACAATTAACAGGCACTGCATTGCGTTTTTGTTGGGGATAGTGAGCAACCAATTAGTGTGAAAGCAGAGCGTTTCGAAATTTTgtacacgcgcacacacacacacacacacacatacacacgagTTAGCTATAATGCAATTGCATtaccgtggtacctcggttttcgaacagctcagttcacgaacaacttggaacgcgaacgctgcaaaaccggaagtaggtgttccagttttcgaacttttttcggaagccaaatgtgctctgttttgagtccccctgtgtttcctgttgcgctgctaatttgcgtccccccattgtaattcaagcctgcTGTTTccaattgcagtgttctgaggtgatatttggagcttgaggggtttttggttaatttgtttttgtgactgtggatcCCAGTttagctattgattgattgattgtgtgactgtggaaatagataaaaaaaaaaccatccaaacaatgactatcatcagtgcaggtaagaattttttattattattatttttatcatttacaataatgttttatttattttatagtagagtacattgtttattgctttcattttatggatcaatggtattgttagatagtaaaattcatgttaaattgctgttttagggattgtttttaaaagtctggaacagattaatccgttttgcattactttctatgggaaagcgcgccctGGTTTAGGAACGCTTTGGTTtgggaacagacttccagaacggattaagtttgagaaccagggtaccactgtatagttttgAGATCTGGTTCTCACAAATCTGgaaattaatattttaatggACAAGCTGACAACTCGTGTACGAGAGAGTCAAACGGACAAGAAAATTACTACTTCTCAATCTACCAGGCAGTTTTATTAAATACGTAACATTGACAGAACATAGTTACAGGCCCCAAAACCACATGGTGATTGGTGGGAACTTTGTTTAACTGAAATGACTAAAAAGTTAAATGTAATTAAATAGACATTTGGTGctttgcagtgggggggggggtaaaaaaatCAGCTGTATGAACCACTGTTTATGACTGCAAATAAAGAAATACAATGAGGGGGGAATGCATGCAAGTCCATGAAATAAGACTGCAATAAAGAAAATGCACcttgaaagggaaaaaagcagtATATGTTACATTATAGTAATTCAACACATTTAATTACTGCCTGGTTAgtctaaaacaaataaaaaaaggaaattggaTTAACAGAATCAGAAATAGTACTCCCATCTAGTATCAAAAATAGCCAATATTTTCAACTTTCTGAAATATTAGGAATGCCTTCCCATCTTGAGTTTCACAGTGTACTCTTTGTATATACCAGATTTCTCAGAAAGTGCACAAATCTGTCTCTTATTATGGAATCACAGATCCATTGGTCTCTGCGGTCTGTAAAAAGGAAATGGTTGCTCTTTTAACTGGAAATCATCATTCTTCTTCCTCTACATGCATTTGTGAAATGACAGCCTTGTTAGTCTTTGGCTCAATGGGCTCTAACCCAAGTTTAGAATATATAGCTGAGGGTGATGAAAATGGGAGGCATGTTTCCCTCCCAAAAAATCAGCAACATTAAACTAGCTTAATTATGTACACAAGTAAAGTATTTCACTGATACTCAAC is from Lacerta agilis isolate rLacAgi1 chromosome 2, rLacAgi1.pri, whole genome shotgun sequence and encodes:
- the LOC117042082 gene encoding cholinesterase-like, whose product is MAPHLLPWLLCLILSLVGSSSAAEDDLVVVTSSGSVRGKRLPAGSGNVTAFLGIPYAEPPVGKLRFQKPVPRQPWSQVLEATNFSNSCPQIVISGTPDAETWTANTPLSEDCLYLNVWVPHPRPSKPAAVLVWIYGGAYFAGTSSLVVYNAAFLAAAENVIVVSMNYRLGPLGFLSLPPAVPGNMGLMDQQLAMSWVKHNAAAFGGDPTQITIFGVSAGGASVAFHLLSPGSQPLFHRAVLESGASVTVWAWLNPEEARRRSQKLAKKMGCTQEEVPALVSCLQGKNASEFQTAQFLVVDPTVVPNLPFAPTTDGEFLTDEPRKLLESKNFTAKPIMIGTTSDEGSAFVEYASPFLNTTKDCLLTREQLLKGLRMTVRDATSDFIKAAAERYSQAEPEGPARYRSAMAKACGDYLFVCPAADVAKAVTEAGSPVYVYTFRHRSVGSVLPEWLGANHGAEVPYVFGTLTLLKGTKENHTKAELELIPRVMRYWAEFARRG